A genomic window from Scomber scombrus chromosome 18, fScoSco1.1, whole genome shotgun sequence includes:
- the LOC133999092 gene encoding transcription factor Sox-9-like translates to MNLLDPYLKMTEEQEKCHSDAPSPSMSEDSAGSPCPSGSGSDTENTRPSDNHLLLGPDYKKEGEEEKFPVCIRDAVSQVLKGYDWTLVPMPVRVNGSSKSKPHVKRPMNAFMVWAQAARRKLADQYPHLHNAELSKTLGKLWRLLNEVEKRPFVEEAERLRVQHKKDHPDYKYQPRRRKSVKNGQNEPDDGEQTHISPNAIFKALQQADSPASSMGEVHSPGEHSGQSQGPPTPPTTPKTDLPSSKADLKREGRPMQEGTSRQLNIDFGAVDIGELSTDVISNMGSFDVDEFDQYLPPHSHAGVTGAAQTGYSSSYAVSSSSVSQAANVGAHAWMSKQQQQQHSLTTLGGGGEQGQQGQQRTTQIKTEQLSPSHYSEQQGSPQHITYGSFNLQHYSTSSYPSITRAQYDYSDHQGGANSYYSHAASQGSGLYSTFSYMSPSQRPMYTPIADTTGVPSVPQTHSPQHWEQQPIYTQLSRP, encoded by the exons ATGAATCTCCTCGACCCCTACCTGAAGATGACAGAAGAACAGGAGAAGTGTCACTCTGACGCTCCCAGCCCCAGCATGTCTGAGGACTCCGCAGGTTCTCCGTGCCCGTCCGGGTCTGGTTCGGACACTGAGAATACTCGACCCTCCGACAACCATCTCCTTCTGGGTCCAGATTACAAGAAGGAGGGCGAAGAAGAAAAGTTTCCCGTGTGTATCAGAGATGCGGTGTCCCAGGTGTTGAAGGGTTACGACTGGACTCTGGTGCCCATGCCGGTGCGCGTCAACGGCTCCAGTAAAAGTAAACCTCACGTCAAAAGACCCATGAACGCATTCATGGTCTGGGCTCAGGCTGCAAGGAGGAAGCTGGCTGACCAATACCCGCATCTGCACAACGCAGAACTCAGCAAAACCCTGGGCAAACTTTGGAG ACTGCTCAACGAAGTAGAGAAGCGCCCGTTTGTGGAAGAGGCTGAGCGTCTGAGGGTGCAACATAAGAAAGACCATCCAGACTACAAATACCAGCCAAGGCGGAGAAAGTCTGTCAAGAACGGACAAAACGAACCCGATGACGGCGAGCAAACCCATATCTCCCCAAATGCGATCTTTAAGGCGCTGCAGCAGGCCGATTCTCCAGCATCGAGTATGGGCGAGGTGCACTCTCCTGGAGAGCATTCAG GTCAGTCCCAAGGCCCACCAACACCCCCAACCACCCCCAAGACAGATCTCCCCTCCAGCAAAGCAGATCTGAAGCGGGAGGGTCGCCCCATGCAGGAGGGCACCAGTCGTCAGCTCAACATTGACTTCGGAGCAGTGGACATTGGCGAGCTGAGCACAGATGTCATCTCCAACATGGGGAGCTTCGATGTTGATGAGTTTGATCAGTACCTGCCACCCCACAGCCATGCTGGGGTGACCGGTGCAGCCCAGACTGGCTACTCCAGCAGCTATGCCGTCAGCAGCTCCTCAGTCAGCCAGGCAGCTAACGTCGGGGCCCATGCCTGGATGtccaagcagcagcagcagcagcattctCTGACCACCTTGGGTGGAGGGGGAGAGCAAGGACAGCAGGGTCAACAAAGAACCACCCAGATCAAGACAGAGCAGCTGAGTCCCAGCCACTACAGTGAGCAGCAGGGCTCCCCACAGCACATCACCTATGGGTCATTCAACCTGCAGCACTACAGCACCTCCTCTTACCCTTCAATCACAAGAGCACAATATGACTATTCAGACCACCAAGGGGGTGCCAACTCCTACTACAGCCATGCAGCTAGCCAAGGGTCCGGCCTGTACTCCACCTTCAGCTACATGAGCCCCAGCCAGAGGCCAATGTACACACCGATCGCTGACACCACTGGGGTGCCCTCTGTGCCCCAGACCCACAGTCCGCAGCACTGGGAGCAGCAGCCCATTTACACACAGCTCTCCAGGCCCTGA